One segment of Rosa chinensis cultivar Old Blush chromosome 6, RchiOBHm-V2, whole genome shotgun sequence DNA contains the following:
- the LOC112172693 gene encoding putative lipid-transfer protein DIR1, whose amino-acid sequence MKYLIVIMLAVLVAVGNLWGFDVGVDGAGECGSNPEVVVYKLASCGPAAQDGSVAVSPKCCSLVKRVDKRCLCAIVLSKELQSRGLNPAIAVTIPKRCKDPRRPKGYKCGAYTVP is encoded by the exons ATGAAGTACCTCATCGTCATCATGCTGGCAGTGCTAGTAGCTGTAGGCAATCTCTGGGGTTTTGATGTGGGGGTTGATGGGGCTGGGGAGTGTGGAAGCAACCCAGAGGTTGTGGTATACAAGCTTGCTTCATGTGGACCAGCAGCACAAGATGGGAGCGTCGCGGTTTCTCCCAAGTGTTGCTCGTTGGTGAAACGCGTCGACAAGCGTTGTCTTTGTGCCATTGTGCTCTCTAAAGAACTTCAGAGTCGTGGCCTCAACCCAGCAATCGCAGTCACCATACCTAAACGTTGTAAGGATCCCAGACGTCCCAAGGGTTACAAGTGCGGAG CTTATACGGTGCCTTGA